The genomic window ACTTGTCAACAAAAAAACTCAAATGCACTATAGAAAAAGTTCAGTCTATATGGAATCGCTTGGAAATAACACGTTTatactctctttttctttctctctctttctttctctctaatTTGCGCGCAAAATCTCGAGTCTCTAGGCTCTTTTGGACTTAACACATTGTGGACAAGCCGCAGTAAATTCGTACAGTTCCCGTGAACGTAGATAATCAAATAACGTTAACTGCAATTTACACACGTTCTTTTCTTACGTAATATGTTTTAACGGTACACGATCTTGTGTTCAAATGCTTATATAATTAAGCAGGGTGCTTATATACATCTCCTATGctttatcgttacttttctCAAGTACACCAGTCCATAATGTGTTAAGACACGTACGTAAGTATGTATACATAAGTATTTATGTAGTTAAGTATTTTTAGAATCTAAAATCTTGAGAATTCCGAGACGGGAAGAGCGCAGATAATATTACGTTTACAGCCAAAAGTACGTACAAATTCTTATACCCTATTCGTTATTGTTTCAATATATCCGTATCAATTAACAAAACGAGCatctaaaaaagttttataaagggatataaagataaaaagttcGCGCACGTGAGCATACGTAATTTCGATATAAACGTGAAAGACGTTTTAAAAGTTACGAGCAGCCAGATGCAGTTCCGGCTGGATGATGAACACTTTTGAAACGCGGCCGCAGTTCGACTTGTCCTCCATCGCCAGGTAATTCCTCATCGGTATGAGCAGCTCGTCGTACGGGTCCGTCTTCAGCTGATACTCTTGCATGGCCCGGTACACGGCTTTGAAGGGCGGCTGTTTCTGCGAGTGAAACGTGCCGCGGGAGCCGTGCAGGACCAAGGCGCCCTCTCTCTCCGCCTCTGCGCACACCGACATGTACATGCAATGGTCCGGCCGGTAGTTGTACCGACACGAGTACACGTACAGCTTCTCCGGGTGATAGTGGAAGATTATGTTGATGATATCCTGGTCGCCCCAGGTTATCTTCAGCTTGTACTCTTTGTGAATGGGAATCACATAGTCCGTCCAGCGGAACTCCCGCATTCTCGTTAGATTCATCAGCATCACTCCCGAGTTGACGCCAAGTTTGCCGTAATATGGATGCTTGGCGAATCGATTATACCAACCGGTGTTGGGGTCCTCGTGCTCGGGGCTGAGAGCTGCCAGTTGGCTGGAGTTCATTCTCTTGAACTCGTCCCAGATCTTCTCCGGAGGTGCCAGAAACAGGGTGTCGGTGTCCACGTAGAGCACCGCGTCCGTGTCGTTCAACACAGTCTGAAACATAAATTTAGCTGTACGCTCTCACGGAAGAAAAGTTGCTAGtccaaattaaatttgtcaaaacAGAAGTTCCGCTTACCGGTAGGAACAATCGCTGCGCCGCGCAGGGCTTGAACAACTTCTTCCACATGGCCACGTCGCTGCCATCCGGGAAGGTGATGGGTCGCACCAGGAAGTCGAACGTCTTATTAGATATGAGCCGCCACTCCGATAGCTTCTCATCGAAGGCCGGTATCAGATTCTGCTCCGCTAGTATTATAAATTGCAGCGGCCTGCTGGTGAAGACCAACGCCGACTTCAGCATGGTCAGGGCCTCGTGCAACCTGTCTCCGCACACCACTACACATATCGTCACCTCACTCGTCACGGATGTGCCCGCCGGGAACTTCCTCGAGAGCGCCAGGCGCTCCCTACTCGCGGACGGTTGGTCGTATTGCTTAAGGTTATAAGACACGGTAAGCAGTACTATCAGTGCAAAGATAGCGAGGATCAAAAGCATCCTGTACAGGGTTCTCATCGTGCAGCGTCGTTGCGTCGCGACGCGTCGCATCGCGCTTTACCTCAAGCCGAATGGAATTGCGACGCTGCGCGGCATCGG from Solenopsis invicta isolate M01_SB chromosome 2, UNIL_Sinv_3.0, whole genome shotgun sequence includes these protein-coding regions:
- the LOC105197417 gene encoding glucoside xylosyltransferase 1, with protein sequence MRRVATQRRCTMRTLYRMLLILAIFALIVLLTVSYNLKQYDQPSASRERLALSRKFPAGTSVTSEVTICVVVCGDRLHEALTMLKSALVFTSRPLQFIILAEQNLIPAFDEKLSEWRLISNKTFDFLVRPITFPDGSDVAMWKKLFKPCAAQRLFLPTVLNDTDAVLYVDTDTLFLAPPEKIWDEFKRMNSSQLAALSPEHEDPNTGWYNRFAKHPYYGKLGVNSGVMLMNLTRMREFRWTDYVIPIHKEYKLKITWGDQDIINIIFHYHPEKLYVYSCRYNYRPDHCMYMSVCAEAEREGALVLHGSRGTFHSQKQPPFKAVYRAMQEYQLKTDPYDELLIPMRNYLAMEDKSNCGRVSKVFIIQPELHLAARNF